The DNA segment CGGTGGTTACGCCTCAGATGTAGCTGCACGACTTTTCGGCATGAGAGGACGGTTATGGACCTTGTGGATCTTACAAACCGTTGGAGCTCTCTTCTGCATCTGGCTCGGCCGTGCTAGTTCACTCCCTATAGCTATATTAGCCATGATGCTCTTTTCCGTTGGCACACAAGCCGCCTGCGGAGCCCTCTTCGGCGTTGCACCTTTTGTTTCACGCCGTTCTCTTGGCCTTATCTCTGGATTAACCGGCGCTGGAGGAAATTTCGGGTCGGGAGTTACTCAACTTCttttcttctcctcatcaagGTTTAGTACAGCCGAAGGACTATCGTTGATGGGTGTTATGGCCGTCGTGTGTACCATTCCGGTTGCATTTATCCATTTTCCGCAGTGGGGAAGCATGTTCTTGAGGCCATCACAACACGAAGAGAGATCAAAGGAGGAGCACTATTATGGAGGGGAATGGACAGAGGAAGAAAAGAGCTTAGGACTACACGAGGGAAGCATTAAATTCGctgaaaacagccggtcagagAGAGGCCGGAAGGCAGTGTTGGCTGATATTCCAACACCGGAGACTGGAAGTCCGGCTCATGTCTAGTGAAGGATAATCACgttaagtcttttttttttccacataTAAATAACCGTCAAAGTTAGCTTtatgttttcttgttttgtgtTTACTATTCCGAAAGATGTACCGAGTAAGATCCTGACTTGATAAGTGAGGTTCAGTGAGCCCGGCATATGTTTTATATGAAAAAGCCATGTCTTTTTAAAAGTCGTACAAAAGTCAAATTTGTTGTTCAACCAATATATCAAGTACGGAAAAAGAGACGCAACTAGTCATAACTTAAAAGAGTCTACATGAAGAAACCATTATTCCTCGGGGAGAGTCGTAGAGATAGATATAAAGAAAGACGAAAGACAAAGCAATTGACTTTAGTACTCTTTACGTCTCAGAAACATATCGCATTAACCGTATCTGGAAAGAGTAAGAAGAAACTAAACTAATATTCAATGTGAAGAACTTAaatttagagagttttcaaacaAACATTACAAGAAAGCTATGCTATGAGATTTTTATCTGTGAAAGGCGCTAGAAGCTTATCTTTCCACTTCCACCACACGTTATACAAGATCGTGTTGATGAACATTTAGTGCAGTAGCTCCATTTCTTTGGAAGCCTaagaaaaaatgtaattttgttgagaataaatgaaaaaaaaaaccaaaagaaagatCAATGAAGAGAGTTTAACTATTATTACCCGGCTGTATATCGGGTGGCCATGTTCTTTGAAGCAAGTCTTGCTTTCTCAGCATTTTCATCAGATAGTTTCTTCAAGACAAACCCTTCACCTTTGCACTCAGAACAGATTCCTGAACCGCCACAAACTTCACATTCTTTCATAGAAGCCTACAGTTCGATTTAGATATGAGTTTCTTAGTTTCATGTGTCataatacaaaaagaaaaaagaaaaaaaaagcaaaagaccTCGGCTTCTTCGGAGGCTTTGGTACTTCTCCGAACAAGAAGAGTGGCTGCAGTGCCAACAACCGTGGCTGCAATCGCTACAGAAACAGCTGTTTCAACTAAAGCAGGAATGGATGTTGATGAGGATGATGACCTCCTTTTAGGCCTTTGATGTGAGGAACTTTTCATATCAAAGAACGAGACTGAGTTTAATAACCTCACATCTTTCACACCTaccacaaaacaaaataaaatgaataacGAGAAACATGGTAAATGTACGATTCCTGCGAATTTTACAGAACTGCATCAGGAAAGAAATTGAGAATTGGGGTTATGTTAAGCTTACTAGAAACAGGGGAGGGACATGAAAAAGATCGCAGCTTGAAACAGAGCTCCATCTCAACTgagatgttttagattttttcatCTAGTCACTTGGATTCTTGTTTATTCTCCCAAGTTCAGAAaccttatctttttcttttatctgTCTCATTCAACGGCTGAAATTCTTAATTCAAATAACCAATACTGAAGTTTAATCGAAGGTAAACCGAGTCAAACAAAAACTGTTAACCGATCAATTTGACTGTATATAGTCCTTTCTATCGCGAATTCAACCAAAGGATGGTAACTAAAGCCGCTAACTCCTTTACCACTACGTTAATTCAACGCTGATAAAGTGTTTCatttttcactttttattttattttgatacttTATTTCTTACACTAAAATGAAACAATGAATATTATTACTTTATATTTGATGATATACTGTTTACTTCTTCAAATTTTTAgagatgaattttattttttgaactttTACTTGTTCTTATGAATTTTTATTCTTGAACTTTTACTTATTCTtactttttgataaaataaattataatagttAATATAACCCgattcatttataatatttaattattattttgtctAATTATAATACTAAATATagtaaaacaatatttaaaataaaatataaatcatgtaactactatttaaaatgaaatacatgATTAATAACAacaaactaaatataaaaactTAATACAACATAAAATAATCTAGTAAAACACTTTTTGATccattaaaatcattaaaatgtTGCCAACATGAAGTTGATGTGTGAAGAGGTTGTTGAGCTTGCTGCAACACAAAATAAGATGCATTGTTTTGTCACTGGTGATGGCTGAAAGTTGGCCCTCCGATTTGCAATGATTCACGCCCTAGAACTCGGTTTCACCCATGTCTAGTATCAGAATTCtcaaaaactaattaaagtaATCATCCCAAAGCATCAATCGCAAAAACTATAGAATTCTCACTGATATTAGTTCACTTTCTTCATCGTTTAGTTTCTGTCGTTTCACTTATCTACCAAAAGCTTCTAATGGGCATGCTGACACAATTACTAAGGCGTatcttttaattgtttttggccTGTTTGTTTAAACTCCTATCTTAGTTAATATTTTAGTTGAACACAAACATTGTAGCAGTAACTTATTGTGTTTGTAGATTTGTTGAAAGAAAGAACTGTtcggtttaaaaaaaaaggcgATTTGGCGATTCTAAAGGCGATCGGGGTTTTTCAATCACCGCTGGCTTCTCCGGCGGCAGTGATGGGTTCTACGGAAGTTCAAGGCGATCCTCCACCTCTGGTCACCTCGACGAGATCGTGGGTTGCGGTGGCGCAGAAGAAGCAGGTTCTACAGATTTACGAGATCGACATAACGACTTCGGATGGAAAACAATCAGTTGAGGTACCTTCGAGATTGTTTAGAAAGAAAATCCATTGTGGGAAGATTTTGTTATTGCGAAGTTTTTAGTGACGGCTCCACATATTGCGAAAGTTCATGTGATTCTAAACAAGATCTGGGCGTTTGGTGACAAAGATCAGAAACTGGATGTATATGAAATGGATTCTACTATGATGCGAGTCAGGATTACAAACTCTAGAGTAAGGGATAAAGTGGTGAGGAGGGTATGTGGAACATTGCGGGTGTGCCTATGGTGGTTTCGAAGTGGTCTCCATATGAGGACTTATCAAAGGCAAATCTGATCACTCTCTGGGTTCATCTAACGAATGTCCTTATGAATATGTACTCATGGGAAGGTTTTAGTTTCATAACAAGTGCAGCAGGAGTCCCAGATCATCTTCATCCAGAGACAGTTGCTTGTACAAATTTCGAAATTGCGAAGTTGTTTGTGAATGCGGATTTATCTAAGGAGAAAGGAGATAAAGAGTATGAAGGAGGAATGGCCTTATGGTTTAGCACAAGATAGAGTTTTGGAGTTTtcatatctatactatactaaaaggagaatAACTTGAAAGGAGAGGCTGTCCACATCAGCAAAGAAAATCACTCAACCATATGTTTTCAAATAGCCATGTCATATTGTTttgcaaattaaaataaactttgattattgatttattaaacCATAGCCGACGTATACGATGCTCCTCCTTCCTTCGATCTCCACTTCGCTGGctaaaagaaaaccaaaacgtcatgttttcattaatttttactTAAAATAGAACAtactataaaataagaaaacaagatGACTAAGAAAAATTAACTGCCCAACCAAATACTAGACAACCCTACATGATAACTAAATGGACATTAACAATCAATCAACATCATTAAAAAATATCGAATCTAGAGATATCTTCCTCTCCTTAACTATGTTTGTTGCACtatatattcttcttttttagCCAAATATAATacactttaatatatatatataatacatttagtatatattatattctcaAATCTCAATATTGATAAAGTAATTAACATTTACATGCAAGAACACTTACGAAAAAATAACTTATTAAGTTAATGTTGTAGAAAAGAGgataagataataaaaaaacatacataACACATttgtaacaaattaaaatatataaatcagcAGTTGGGTGTAGCGCAAGAAAATCTCTACGATTTAAGCCAATTTTAGCATTCTCTTAGAGTGTACTTCATATGATATTTTCAGTctggaaatatatatataccattagATCAATTTTCCATAATTCTTTTAGTTGTTATTTCCAgtctatcatatatatatataccattagATTAATTTTCCATCATTTATTTATAATGTTATACCAAATAATTTTGTGTAAAGTTCAATTTAGTCACCAATCAATgcattatgaaataattttctgTAAAGATCAATTTAGGTTAGAACATCACCAATCGATGCAATATGAGAAAGTTGTTCAAATCTCGAAAATTTATATTCTGATTTCCGTTATTATAACTCCATTTTAAActgtttaataattaataattaatttaagagTGTAAAATAGTAATGAAAGTATGTTTCTACTCTAACATACAAACAATattgcaatgttatatatatatatatatatatatatatatatataattttttacaaaacaacaaTGACTAATAACATCTGCATATTTGAAATACACATAATCTATCCAAAGTACTTTTACGTAGTATTTAAACATGGAATCATTCTCATTGAAATCTCCAGatttcacattttttttataaattatcatttaaaaaatagtaaataccaaacaaattttaatattgaaaaactatagtttcaaattaaatattattgaataatttttattggttatcAAACTTTACAGATTTAAGTATTCAAAATGattacacatttatgaatatatatatatatgaaatgaaGGTCATTTACCTATTCTTCaaataatagtttaaaaattaaatcagattacttataaagaaatatatgaaacataaataatagaaaatattaaaaaattatttaatatagagtatttgaacttttaataaaatttaacatgatTACTAAAAGATTAATAGAATTTTAACTatgtttaaatctaaaatatatattaaaatataaattaacaatattttgaagaaaaaacttatatttttcaaaataatccttctaatttgttaaatattatatcaaaacaaataagttatataattaaattttgccatctaagtttaatattaaaaatatacatgcAAGTTTTATTGATAAACaaaccgcgcgtagcgcggtgaTACCTCTAGTTTTTATAAAGTTGTTGTAGTTAAAGTCTGGAGAAGATAGAAGAAACTCTAAAATAGGCAACAATTGATGTAACAaggtatttttcttttgaattcaatttaacattcaattaaaaaaaaaacattcaatttagacaatttttttataaaatgacatatttattttgtatttaattagtttttaatatttttcacgTTTCCTTTACATCCATTAAAAGAGTTCATAattctatgtttttatttagtttctttgACAAATTATGAAAAACTTAGGATGTTAAAAATAAGACAtgcatttatttttatcttctatttaattaatttttatttttgatattttatattgtttttatgaATTCATGCATGTTAttgataattcatatatttatacatctaaaatagttattttaataattaacatacatatatagtgaaacctatataaattaataatgttgggactacaccaaaactataattttttattaatttatagagatattaatttatcgatatactaattgaaccaaaaactcaatttgggactataaaattatattattttatagaagtttttagtgtatattaatttataaattattaatttaaagaggttatattgtatttttatctactatttcattaaattcatatataatttttatatattatttctaaaaaggtaaaatttaaagtatgttTTAATAGTtggataattttatatttattttattaaaaatcatgtttttaatCATTCATATAAATGCcataatagtttcaaaaatcaTAGATGAAGATTTGGATAGTCCAATGACATATACAAAAATTGTCAATATTAGCTCTATGATTgaacaaaatattacaaaatcggAAACTGAACAAAGAGATCTTATGGAAAAAATGAGAGAAATTATTACAAATACATTACGGTAAACAAGAAATTATTACAATTTCATCGGTTGGGTTTTTATTATGTTCATGTGCTCTAATTtctccaaaaagaaaacaattatatcaaaataaatttgtgTGCTTCTTCTGTTCATCTCTAATGTGATCTTAGGTTGATTTATGAAGTTCTGAACATGTAAAATATTCAGAAATCAATCCATGTTGTTAGCTAACATGTCCAGTCCATTTTTATCAAGTTACAAATCCAAGAAGAATCAAAATCGAGTTGCTTCTTTGTTGTGCAAGAAGAGTGACGAAAATTAGGTGCCTAATTGAATGAAAATCTTCTTTTCTCTTGCATGCAAAAAATGCTTATTTCAAGAACAATATCTCTCCTCCAAACACTGATTTTATCATTTTCCATGTATTAAATATCTAGCTTCTCCAACAAGTTTAGTTTCATATAAATAAGTTGTAATCTCCATTGAAATAAAAAAAGCCTTTGATTGATTTTTTGGAACCTTGAGAATGATTCTCACTTTTCTTTCAATGGAGTGTAATATCCATCGATTTTTTTGATCCGTCTTGGTGCGTCATATCCAAGGGATCAAATTGATTCATCTTGGTGCGTCATATCCAGGGAATAACAACTTCATTGTCATCTAGATGCGTCATATCCTAGGGCAGCAGACTTTCGGCTTCCTTGTGCGATCATTCACTCCACATCCATTGTCTTTGAAGCTTTAGGGTTTCATATAAGCAAGGCTTATCCGTTTTACCAACTTAGAGTGCCGATTCCTTGGGAGATTTTCATCAATTTCATCCCTAAATAAACCTGTGCATTCATTAAAATGATagccaataaaaaaatttcaaatcatattctgtttataaaaaaataaaaaaaaaataaaatattattaattgacaaaaaaaaagaaatatatattttacattgttAGTGCCGTCAGcaaaaatctaaaccctaaacataaaGCTCTAAATCCTAACCATAAAGCTCTAAATCCTAGAGCTTAGGATATAGAATTTAGGATTTTGCCGACagtgtttaggatttaggattttgCCGATAACATTATTCATTTTTGGctactaataatattttgtgattatttatttttgtttttttataaacagaatataacttgacaaatttttattgttatattctGTTTATATCTTGGTAACTTTTTATTGGTCATCTTAACATTGTTATCAAAAATGATGAAGATGAGCATAACAAGAGGAACGAATAAGAAAGAAACATAGAGGAATATAATTGCAAGAATAAAAAGGAATGGTTATTCCATCTCATATTTAACAagaaattaatttgttttttatttttctaccaaaaaaataataataaagaatgagaagaaaaaattatttcttaagaaaagtaatttttttaggGAATATTAAGGAATACATTTGTTCCTAGTCGTTCATTGGTCACCGTTCATACCCAAAAACTCAATAAATTTTTGTGCAGGAGAGAGCGAGTAAAACCAAACCGATGAAATTGACTTTTCCACGTGATAAAAGTGGAGTGACCGTAAAGTCCGTGCCAAACCGTGTATCTACGGGACCCCTAATGCCTACAGGTCGCGTTTGGTGGCGGTCGAACGATTAAAATCCCAAGGAATGAGAAATCAACTGTAACCGGCGACGATGACGAAGAAGACGCCGTTAGTGACGGGAGAGAGAGTTGTAGTGGCAGTCGTGGTTTCTCGCGTTatcctctctctccctctatCTCTCATCTCTCATGGCTTCTccctcttcctcctctcccTCTCCGCCTTCCTCGTCGAAATACGGGCGGAGACTTCTCCCTTTCTTCTCTCTCGTTTCAGCCCCAGGTTAGTTTCCACAGAGAGACACGATTAGCTACGAGATTCAAGATCTTGTTAAGTTTTGTAATGGCAGGCGAGGTGCATCTTCAGGGATATTGCTGGGAGCAGTAACACTCCCTTCTGTTATGTTATCTAAGTTGGTACAGCTTACAAGAGCCATCTCACTTCATGAAGCTGGACAAGATGGTAATTTCACAGACTATTCTTAAGTTTGGCTTATGATTGCTCACTCACAAAACATGCCTTTGTAGAGCTCTCGCATGTTACAATGCAGTACTGGGCAGCATCTGCAAGCTGCTGCGCCATACTCATATATCTCTCTGTAACTATGTCTCAAGCCAAGAGAGCTGAGTCTTTGTCCTCGTCGCTTTGGCTTACGAGGGTTAGTTTAACTGGCACGGTCTTTTATGGGGTGGCATGCTTTGTTTCACTTTCCATGATATCACACTCTGGTAACTCTTAACATCCTGTTTTGGCTTTTGCTTGGTGTGTTCCACTGGTGACCTCTTTATCTCGACAGGCTTGAACACTTCATTAAAAATGTTGTGGATGTTATTTCACGGCCTTGCAGCTGTCAAGTTAATTCGACATTTGCTTTGCACTTTCCCTTCCTGTGCCTCCATCGGTACTTCTATTCACGTCTTGGATTAACATTCATGAGATGGATTGGATTAGACAAGTCATTAGATGATTTTGGATCTTATGTAGGGGAAGCACTTCTCGTAACCAGTGGCCTTGTTCTCTATTTTGGCGACTTTTTGGCATGCACAATTGCAAAGGTTTTAGTTTTCCAGTCTTTGTTGCTCACAAGAATGACTGAACGGTTTCGTTACTGTAACTTTGGTACATCGACTGTTACAGATCTGCGAGAATTTGATACCTGTGGATCTCGTCTCAATAAGCTATGGAATAAAGAGAACTGAAACCGGCATAATCGTCCAGGTGGTAAACCAAGATTAAATACACAACTTTTACTGTATTGCTAAATAGCAGCTCCCCTGTCTCCTTCTCAGGGTCTACTGTTGGGCCTCCTACTTTTCCCTATGGTGTTTAGATGTGTTGTGCATATATACGAAACCTTTTTGAGAAAAAGAGACGGTGGACAAAGAAACTGCAGTGATGCTGCAAAATCTATCTTATTCTTTGTTTCACTTGTTTTCTTTATGGTCCTCGCTGTTCCTTCTTGGATGCAGTTTGTTCATGATTTCCACCAGCATCCCTTCTTATGGTACTTCAATCTCTGCTCTCAGTTACTTATCTATTTTCCTTTCTACGCTAACTTCCACATGCTAAGATTGTATCTATTCTTCTTACTCTTCAATCCTAGGGTGCTTACATTTGTCTTTTCTGAACCTCTGAAGAGGATTTCACTATGTATCTACTGGGTGCTGTTGATCGTTGTGTCTGTCTCAAGATTCTACAGCATCTCGAGGAGTAGCAAGGTTGAGAGAATCCTGCTCCGGAAGTACTACCATCTTATGGCAGTTTTAATGTTCTTGCCGGCTCTTGTCTTGCAGGTGACTAATAATTTCTAATTTTACTATTTAGAAATCTGTTATGTATTAGTAGTTTCTTACAGTTTTCATATCCTTTCATTCAGCCTAAGTTTCTCGATCTAGCATTTGGTGCAGCACTGGCGGTTTTCATTGCATTGGAGATCATTCGAGTAAGCCCTATTCTGCATCACTTAACTTACCTTCACGGTCTCATCACTTATGCAAGATTATTCATTTTATTCAAACCAGATCTGGAGAGTACAGCCGCTTGGAGAGCCTTTACATCATTTCATGAATGCTTTCACAGACCATCGTGACTCAGAGCTTCTGATCGTCAGGTATTCACAAAGCTGTTTAGGGAACTCATTTGTCACAATATTTTTGTTAGGGTAACcactgatgatgatgacgacatgtctttttttttttcttgtagccACTTCTCACTCTTACTGGGGTGTGCGCTTCCAATATGGATGTCTTCTGGGTTCAATGACCGAGCTTTATCCCCATTTTCCGGGATCCTAAGCCTCGGGATTGGAGACACAATGGTAAGACTTTGCTCAGATATTACTTACATGCTACCTTTGGAAACCTCAAGTCTGTTCCACTGTAATTTTTTCGCTTACAGGCATCAATGGTTGGTCACAAATATGGAGTATTAAGA comes from the Brassica rapa cultivar Chiifu-401-42 chromosome A01, CAAS_Brap_v3.01, whole genome shotgun sequence genome and includes:
- the LOC103873223 gene encoding uncharacterized protein LOC103873223, whose protein sequence is MELCFKLRSFSCPSPVSSVKDVRLLNSVSFFDMKSSSHQRPKRRSSSSSTSIPALVETAVSVAIAATVVGTAATLLVRRSTKASEEAEASMKECEVCGGSGICSECKGEGFVLKKLSDENAEKARLASKNMATRYTAGLPKKWSYCTKCSSTRSCITCGGSGKISF
- the LOC103873203 gene encoding dolichol kinase EVAN; its protein translation is MTKKTPLVTGERVVVAVVVSRVILSLPLSLISHGFSLFLLSLSAFLVEIRAETSPFLLSRFSPRRGASSGILLGAVTLPSVMLSKLVQLTRAISLHEAGQDELSHVTMQYWAASASCCAILIYLSVTMSQAKRAESLSSSLWLTRVSLTGTVFYGVACFVSLSMISHSGLNTSLKMLWMLFHGLAAVKLIRHLLCTFPSCASIGEALLVTSGLVLYFGDFLACTIAKICENLIPVDLVSISYGIKRTETGIIVQGLLLGLLLFPMVFRCVVHIYETFLRKRDGGQRNCSDAAKSILFFVSLVFFMVLAVPSWMQFVHDFHQHPFLWVLTFVFSEPLKRISLCIYWVLLIVVSVSRFYSISRSSKVERILLRKYYHLMAVLMFLPALVLQPKFLDLAFGAALAVFIALEIIRIWRVQPLGEPLHHFMNAFTDHRDSELLIVSHFSLLLGCALPIWMSSGFNDRALSPFSGILSLGIGDTMASMVGHKYGVLRWSKTGKKTVEGTAAGITSVMAVCFVLVPVLASMGYILSQGWWSLLLAVTATGMLEAYTAQLDNAFIPLVFYSLLCL